The following DNA comes from Palaemon carinicauda isolate YSFRI2023 chromosome 27, ASM3689809v2, whole genome shotgun sequence.
TTCTGTATCTACCGTAGTCTTTGATGTCTTTGAGATTTCATGCTAGACTTAATGTTTTCTTCAATGTCTCTGGAAACTCAATCTGGATCTATTATTGTCTTTGATATGGGCCAAATCCATTTTTGGATGGACCTATTCTTGTTTTTAAGGTCTCTAGATATTCCTTTCACCATCAGTCGAAAGGATCACAGCTCATGATAGATTGAGACTTATGCGCCTGTTTCAGTATACCAAGGGTAAAGCCCTTGAGGCAATATATCCTTGCatcctgaagaaggaaggaggcTTTCAAGAGGcccaaaatatttcaaagaaacttTTTGGGGATCAGCACTTAATACGAGAGAGGGTCATCAACAAGTTGAGACCGGGGAAGACAGCTGGTACTGCAGATGAGTTGCAGAATTTGGCAGACGAGCTCTCTAACACCTTGATGACTTTGGAGTAGTTGCAGAAGACAAATGAGATTGATAGCCAGATGTTAATGATTGAAGTGCTTGCTCGCTTTCCTCTCTACATTcgtaatagatggaagagatatgCTATTGTTGTCAAGAGAAGCCAAGGAGAATATCCAAACTTCAAGGGCATTGTGAGCTTCATGGAGAGAGAAGTGGATAAGGCTACGAATTCTGTGTACGGTAACATTGGTGCTAAAATGCGTGATGACAATTCAAAGTTCAAGAAGAATAGCACTACTTCTCCATCCTCATTTGTGACTGCGACCTTTGAACGTCCACCACGTGTGTTGTGTTCTCAGGACCACAAATTAGTGCACTGGGATCAGTTCAAGAATATGAAACCTTCAAAAGAAGTTAAACTTGCAAGAGACAAAAAACTGTGTGAAAATTGCTTGTATTTAAACCACTTAACTGTATATTGTAGGAATCTATCAGTTTGTAGTTTAACAGGTTGTGGTAAAGACCATTCAAAATCTCTTCAGACTTCTCTAACAAATAACCTTCAGAGGAATGTTGAAAATAGAAGTGTGGTCAACGCCAGTAGTAGAGATGTCATAGCCGAATCCCAAGTGTTTTTGCCTGTAGTGTCTGTTCTTGTAAATAAGTCTCACCAAACTACTGCCTTATTAGATAGCGCTTCTAGCAGCACTTTCTGCTCTCGTGACTTGATCAAATTTTTGGGTATCAGTGGTGCAGTTAAGACATATAAGCTTAATACAATGAGTAAGACTAATGAAGATGTATCTTCTGTGATTGTTAGCATGTGTGTTTCCTTGGTTGATGGTAGAAAATTAATTAATCTCAATAATGTTTTTGTTGTTGACAGAATTCCAGTCAAGTCGCCGTCGATAAATGTTTCATTGTTTCCACATCTGAAGGCTCTTCCTGGTCCTCTTGGTGGTGAAATTGTGCATATTCTGATTGGCCAGGATCATGCAGAGGCCTGGCACCATTGGAGGTACAGAAGGGTAAGAGAGGTGAACCCTTTGCGGTACGTACCATATTGGGTTGGACATTGTATGGCCCAGCCCAGAATGTCAATCCAGTTGGTCGGAGTATAGTTTCCCATTTTGTAAGAACCAAAGCTTGTGTTGGTTCAGACATCAATGTGTTGTGGAATATTGAAAATGATGGTATTTCAGATAATGTTTCCTGGTCTTTGGAAGACAGGGAGGTTATAAGATTGTGGGATCGCGAGTGTATATTGGTCAATGGACGGTATCAAATTCCTATCCTTTGGAAGTCTGATGTTCAGGTCTCCAACAATTATGTAATGGCTCTGTCCAGGTTGAAAGCAACTAAAAGAAGTCTTATGAAGAGGGGTCTATTTGCTCAGTATGATGGTGAGATGCAGAATTTGATATCGAAGGGATATGTAGAAGCTATGTCTACTAATGTCAGTAACTCTGGGACTAAAGTGTGCTATTTGCCCCCTCAGGCTGTAGTGTCCGACAAAAAAAAACCAGGTAAGATTCGTATAGTTTTCGATTGTGCTGCCAAGTTCGATGGTGAAGCATTGAATGATAAGTGTCTCCAGGGACCAAATATGACTAACAATCTTTTGTATGTTCTTCTGAGATTCCGTGAACATGCCTATGCAGTAATTGCGGATATAGTGGCGATGTACTATACGGTGGTCATACCGAAGGAGGATAGGGATGCTTTGCGCTTCATTTGGTTCAATGATGCAGGAGAAATTGTTCATTATTGAATGACTCGTCACGTATTTGGGGGAGTATGGTGTTCATCTAGCTCTGCTTATGCACTTGGGCGTGTATTGGTAGACAATGTGGATGTTCCTCCATTAGTTTCAGATACCATCAAATGATCCTTTTATGTTGATGATTGCTTGAAATCTCTTCCCTATAAGAGTTTGGTTTCAGAGGTGGTTAAAGGTACTACTAAAGTCCTCAGCAAGGGTGGATTTCGTCTTGCTAAGTTTGTCATTAATGGTGAGGAATTACTGAGTTTGCTTCCAGTGCAAGAGAGGGCAAGTGAGGTTGAATTCCTTAAAAACTTTGATGGCTTGGCTCTCGGCATTGCATGGGATGTTGCAGGAGATGAGTTCTTCTTCAGGGTCAATCCGGCCCAATAGTGTGATACTAAGTTGACTCGTAAGAAGATTTTAAGTATGTTGGCTTCCATATATGACCCTCTTGGATTGGTGAATCCAGTTACAGTCAAGGGAAAGCTGCTGTTGCAAGAAGCTACCATTTGCAAGTTGTCATGGGATGATCCCGTCCCTGAAGGCTTAGCCCGCAAGTCGTCACAATGGTATAGTTCTCTTGATGGTCTCAGGGAGATTAGGATTTCAAGGTGTATCAAACCAATTTAATTCAATGAAGCAGCATTAGAATTGTATCATTTTTCTGATGCAAGTCAGGTAGCATATGGATGTTAGAGTCATTTAAGGAGCACGAACCAAGCAGGGGAGATTCATGTGGCTCTTGTGGTTAGCAAATCGAAGGTGGGTTCAATAAAGTATGATAATTCCACAATTGGAGTTGCAAGCATCAGTGCTGGCTGCAAAAATGGATGACACGCTCCGTAGGGAATCAGATCTTGATCCGTCCAACTTTTGGACTGATAGCAAGATTATGTTAAGGTATATATCAAATGAATCTCGTCGCTTTAATGTATTTGTAGGCAACAGGGTGAGTCTTATCCAGCAGCTCACTAAACCTGAACAGTGGTCTTTTGTCCAAAGTGACCAAGATCCAGCGGATCTTCTTACAAGAGGAATATCACCTGATAGTCTTAAAGTTAATCGGTGCTTTGAAGGGCCAGAATTTTTCCATGATCATAAAGTGCAATGGCTTTGATGTTGCGGACCCTGAGGTTTGAGGTGGAACTTGTTTCTTGATTTGCAAGGTGAATGATACGATGAACAAGCTCTTTTCCTACTATTCGAGTTAGTATTCTTTAAAATGTGCAGTAGTTTGACTGTTGCGTGTTATAATGGTCCTTAAAAGGGAAAAACGTGGCAATGTTGAACAGGGTCTGACTGTAGAACAGCTTCGAGTTGCTGAAGTTGCCATTTTGATATATGTTCAGGGTCGACGTTATGCCAGTGAGATTAAGTTGTTATCAGAAGGTCGTGGTGTTAGTAATTCTAGTACTGTAGGTTCTTTAGATCCAGTTCTTGATAGTGATGGAGTAATTAGAGTTGGAGGCTAGCTGAAACGTGCAAGAGTGTCTGAAGATTTTCGAAGTTCATATCTGGTTCCCCATGATCATCTGATTGCCAAGCTCATtgccaatgatgtccacaatatTGCACATTGTGGAACTGAATGAGTCACTTGTGAGATTCGTAAAAATTATTGGGCTACTAGTGTGCGTAGTGTTGTCAAGAGAGTTGCTCATGGGTGTGTGTTCTATAAACGAATGTTTGCAAAACCATATTCTCAAAAGATGGCAGATTCACCATCAGAACGGCTTGAGTTTGGTAACAGGCCATTTACCTACACTGGCGTGGACTGTTTTGGGCCATTTTTGATAAAACAGGGAAGAGCTGATGTGAAACGCTAAGGGTGTCTTTTTACGTGTGTGAGCACTCGTGCTGTGCATTTGGGAAAGCTCAATACACTAGAGACCGATAGTTTCTTAGATTGCCTTTAGACGTTTTGCAGCTAGGTGTGGCGTACCCAAGAAAGTTTGGTCAGATAATGGAACTAATTTTACTGGGAGCCAGGCTCAGATTTTAAGAGGTTTCAAGGATTTAAATCAAAAGGTTCTTCATGAGTATGGTCTTGATGTCAATTTGGAGTAGAATTTCAATCCTCCAGCTACTTCGCACATGGGAGGAGTATGGGAGCGCCTAATTCGTACTGTGAGGAAAGTTCCTGTTGGACTTATGGGTACTGAGTGCAGACTGTCTGATGAGGGCTTGGAAACTTTGTTTTGCGAGGTGGAGTTTGTAGTAAATGGGCGTCCCATCACCAAGGTAATATGCGCTTGATATTTCTCATTTAACACCTAACCATTTGCTTATGTTGTCTGAAAATGTTGCTTTACCTGGAATCTTCAGTGAGTGTGATATGTATAGGCGTAGGTGGCGGCAGGTTCAGCATTTGGCCAATACTTTTTGGAGGCGTTGGTTAAGGGAATATCTGCCACAGTTACAGGTCCGAGCAAAATGGCACAAAAGAAAGGCCAATCTTTAGGAAGGCGACTTAGTCTTGATCTTGGGGGAGAATGCTCCTTGAGGGCTTTGGCCTATGGATGTAGTAGAGGAAGTATTTCGAGGTGACGATGGGGTCGTACAATCAGCCAAAATTCGTACTAGGTGCTCTAGTTTCACAATACCAGTTACGAAGCTAGTTCTTCTTGAGGGATCTGTGTAATTATGTcagtggactattttttttttttttaccatgcttTATGTTTAGTATTCATTTGAATCTCAACGATTTAAGGTGGGGTGTGATCATGTTAGATCATGTGCTTGTGTTGTATTTGTTGTGCTATAATGATCAAAAGATTAATGCAATTGGAGCATGGGGCATtaagtttttttattgttatattattcttttatcaatttttatttttgctaAGGCTTTGGAATGTCTTTAGCTATCATCTTTAAATTTTTCGGTATTGTTCAATTACTTAACTTTTTTTGGATACTGTTAGGTATTGAATGTATGTAATTGCCTCGTTAGAATAGTTGGAATGATGTTAACTGGACACAGCCAATGGGAGGGTACATACTAGATGTAGAGAAGGCTGAAATGGTTCTCCTCCTTCACTTCAACAGTCCTTCTCGTTCGTGAAAGTGTCTCAAGAAATCTAGTTTCTCCAAATGCCCAAGTTGTAGTACTGTGCTTTGTGGTGTGTGGTTTATCCTCAGAAGTCGCATATGCTTGTGAGTTTTCTTCCTGTATTTTATATTGTgttgagtttttttttcatatgattgcCTAAAAGTTATGTATACTTATTGTATTATAATCTATATTAATTTCAATTGTAGATTCACTAGTCAATACAATATGATTGCCTAAAATCTATGTATACGTATTTTATTGTAATGTAAATTAATTTCATTGTAGATTCACCAGTCAATACATCATATATCTGCGTGAATAAAGTGATTCTATATTTATACTTCAAGCGTATTCATAAATATCAACCACTCACCGCAATACCCCTGATAGCCCTTACTGTTGTCTGTAATCTCTGAAATTCCATACTGTGTCTTCAATTGTCTTGGatgtctcttgaaatattttattgaactGCCGTTTTATTTAAAGTTTCTTAAGATTCCTACTTGATCTTTTGTTGTTGTTAAggttgcttaaccctggataggtacgctactcggacacccctttaagggtatacttggtcacgagcgaccccgactccaaaaaaaattcaggaaaaatttatttatgcatcaatctgtattgtttaacttgctaaaaatacttcaaagaatgctaaaaactactaaaaatataaatgatacccatctacaaaataactatttattggaaatatattaaaaatttaagtatacaaaaaaaaagacgacgtatatattcacaaaaaatagaaatatatatatacacataaatccctttagggacaccttcttagatggcaaagcaacagtgtgtaattgctggaaatgagttggacccatagaagtcaagatctgaaatgagaaaaaaagggtaactttttttggccaaaaaatttgtccaaatttcatgaattttttgggggtacccaaatgaaataggaagaggctaattttttttttatagaataaactcatattatcctagaacagaaatgcataataaaatgtgcactaagatgtaatttactgttatatcaggggcgaaatctaaaggtcattttttgacggcctagtttcacaatgtaaatttcttatgaaaatcattgtatctcctataaaatatgatatttatgcattaaaatataccaaaatatcaggaattctatacagaacaagaatatatagagtttgaagctatagacaaacaggcttcctgctactcaaacaagtggtgtttgtcatatggtcagtcttaggtgggcagctatgacagtgagtcctttcaggaagcttgatgtgaccaacacaaaattgataccatacttacagcaagagaaaatagaattagtaactaataaaagtaaaaggatatcaaatagcaaatcagtagccaatcaaagtaaaatgaaataaaaataagaaactgctgaccaataaaaagtaaaataatataaaattattatatatacataaactataataataataataataataataataataataataataataataataataataataaaacactatataaatcaatttcaagtacctaatacacataagaaaaatattgacaaatacaaaggagaaattatcagagaaataaatatcaaacacatgaggttgcaagctccatattatcatcaacatctctttttaactccattagaagtgtgttggtgatatccatgccgagggaatacttcctgctggccattattgaagataaattcaaaataaatagaaataaatcagaaatttgcaaaaaataaaaaaaaattcagaaattagcatttgagggaaaatggacctcatggcaatatatggcatctaagccaaagcCAATGTCACGCAAGTGGTAGACataccatccacccacactttccaactataaagaaccaaacaagtatcaacactgttcgacaatttataattatgtaataactttgctgtttgatcacttacccctataaaggtatttcagggtcgaggtcgacccctgggggggggggtagaaaaacggggaaggagggaagttagacgaaaatcagtcctaaagcagacaatggcatgtagactagtcaccccttgcaggtcgatcacttccatattcgagacagctgatgatttatggggaaaaaaacaggttttgaacatgctgtaggggtcgcgtacgacccaccatACCTGTCCAGAGTTGTACCCTCTGCAGTCTTTAGGATTTCTGGAATTACTTAATGTACCTTTCATACTGGACTTGACATTTTCGTTGATATCTTGATATATCTGAAAGTCCTTATTGAATTTACTGTTGTCTGTAAGGTCTGAAAATTCCTTACTGTATC
Coding sequences within:
- the LOC137620933 gene encoding uncharacterized protein, whose amino-acid sequence is MLMIEVLARFPLYIRNRWKRYAIVVKRSQGEYPNFKGIVSFMEREVDKATNSVYGNIGAKMRDDNSKFKKNSTTSPSSFVTATFERPPRVLCSQDHKLVHWDQFKNMKPSKEVKLARDKKLCENCLYLNHLTVYCRNLSVCSLTGCGKDHSKSLQTSLTNNLQRNVENRSVVNASSRDVIAESQVFLPVVSVLVNKSHQTTALLDSASSSTFCSRDLIKFLGISGAVKTYKLNTMRSCRGLAPLEVQKGKRGEPFAVRTILGWTLYGPAQNVNPVGRSIVSHFVRTKACVGSDINVLWNIENDGISDNVSWSLEDREVIRLWDRECILVNGRYQIPILWKSDVQVSNNYVMALSRLKATKRSLMKRGLFAQYDGEMQNLISKGYVEAMSTNVSNSGTKVCYLPPQAVVSDKKKPGKIRIVFDCAAKFDGEALNDKCLQGPNMTNNLLYVLLRFREHAYAVIADIVAMYYTSLVSEVVKGTTKVLSKGGFRLAKFVINGEELLSLLPVQERASEVEFLKNFDGLALGIAWDVAGDEFFFRVNPAQ